The Candidatus Bathyarchaeia archaeon region GACGTTTGGGAAGCACGTCATCCTTGGCTGTGACGCCCATACGTACGTTGAAGGCTCTTTTAAGGTTCCATATTCTTTCACCGCATTTGAGCAGGTCCCAGTGGCTTACCTTTCTACCTGTTACGGCGGTGAAGGCCTCGGCGACTAGGGTGAATGGGACCACGCCTCCGATGGTAAATGCGCAGTGACCCATTGAGGTGAAGGCTGCGTGAAAGTCTTGATGGAACTTTGTCGCCTCAACTCCCTT contains the following coding sequences:
- a CDS encoding aldehyde ferredoxin oxidoreductase C-terminal domain-containing protein — encoded protein: KGVEATKFHQDFHAAFTSMGHCAFTIGGVVPFTLVAEAFTAVTGRKVSHWDLLKCGERIWNLKRAFNVRMGVTAKDDVLPKRLTQPLPDGAAEGKTPPIDDMLKRYYELRGWVDGKPSKSKLEEMNMNDIAQDLWS